From one Myxococcales bacterium genomic stretch:
- a CDS encoding PQQ-like beta-propeller repeat protein — MKTNKIVLILLLAMALFAIGCGAESDNSSSSRPAADDNADADDDNGDNFNPPSGDDDGENHHSYQDFNTIFSDAGPIDACMTDDGSIWVAYVDPPDAVNRDHNALVRYNALHQVDWVYSGPVSFPHTLDCKGNLVLMSDCFDYSVTLLDSITLEATRIDFSDWYEFVVPNAAQLTPDGNILVSDLNNNTIIKITMEGEKLWEYMVIDEAPGSFSLHGPIEAADGHLLYCLSDRGKVVEVDQEGNEVWSYDSGLNFPKSVQRLDNGDTLIGDHERIIEVNQAKQIVWEFDLKEVKGFNVERLPDGNTLNGTSQVLMIAPDGTILWTLGAYSNILDESIIQQNKRLQMLRSIGYL, encoded by the coding sequence ATGAAAACTAACAAAATAGTTCTCATTCTTCTGCTGGCCATGGCTTTATTTGCTATCGGCTGCGGCGCCGAATCCGACAATTCGTCTTCGTCTCGCCCGGCGGCTGACGACAATGCCGACGCCGACGATGACAACGGCGATAATTTCAATCCGCCATCCGGGGATGACGACGGAGAAAATCACCACTCCTATCAAGATTTCAATACGATTTTCTCCGACGCAGGCCCGATTGATGCCTGTATGACCGATGACGGTTCGATCTGGGTGGCGTATGTGGATCCGCCCGATGCGGTAAATCGCGATCACAACGCGTTGGTGCGGTACAATGCGCTTCACCAGGTCGATTGGGTCTATTCGGGGCCGGTATCTTTTCCCCATACGTTGGATTGCAAAGGCAATTTGGTTTTGATGTCCGATTGCTTCGACTACAGCGTGACACTGCTGGATTCGATCACGTTGGAAGCCACCCGAATCGATTTCTCCGATTGGTACGAGTTCGTGGTGCCCAACGCCGCCCAGTTGACTCCCGATGGCAACATCCTGGTCTCCGACCTGAATAACAACACGATCATCAAAATCACCATGGAAGGTGAAAAGCTTTGGGAGTACATGGTCATCGATGAAGCGCCCGGCTCTTTTTCCTTGCACGGCCCGATCGAAGCAGCCGATGGCCATCTGCTTTATTGCCTGTCGGATCGTGGTAAAGTGGTGGAGGTCGATCAAGAAGGGAACGAAGTCTGGTCGTACGATTCCGGTTTGAATTTCCCGAAAAGCGTGCAACGGCTGGACAATGGCGATACCCTGATCGGCGACCACGAACGGATTATCGAAGTAAACCAGGCGAAACAAATCGTTTGGGAATTCGACCTGAAAGAGGTCAAGGGATTCAACGTTGAACGTTTGCCAGACGGCAATACGCTCAACGGCACCTCGCAGGTTTTAATGATCGCGCCTGACGGCACGATTTTGTGGACCCTTGGTGCCTACTCCAACATACTGGATGAAAGCATCATCCAACAGAATAAACGCCTGCAGATGCTGCGCAGCATCGGCTATCTGTAA
- a CDS encoding glycosyltransferase family 9 protein: MLNAPRRILIVKLGAVGDCLHTLIAVRELRRRLPEVRIGWVVETKSREVVAGHPAIDHLHVWDRKRTVAEWKQGNYRAGWRILSAVWEEIRAVGYDTAIDFQNLFKSGLFAWQSGAPTRLGFRRCREANYLFTNQWIRPRPEQPHMVRRYLSLLEPLGVTVADDPPAEPIVVPSEKMKTADEFFATRVPAGKTVVAFNPAASLPRKLWPTERFAEVADRLAESFGVLPLLIWGPGEEPLVEAMRGRMKREALVAPPTGIQELAHLLGKCALYVGNDSGPMHLAAAMGAAVVGLFGPTDPRRVAPWTARRQAVEPFELFHKHRRLDGITTDQVYRAAAALLERR, encoded by the coding sequence TTGTTGAACGCGCCGCGGCGGATCCTGATCGTCAAATTGGGGGCGGTGGGCGATTGCCTGCACACCCTGATCGCCGTGCGCGAACTGCGCCGCCGACTGCCCGAAGTCCGGATCGGCTGGGTCGTTGAAACCAAGAGCCGCGAAGTGGTGGCCGGGCATCCGGCGATCGATCACCTTCACGTCTGGGACCGGAAACGGACCGTCGCCGAGTGGAAACAGGGGAATTATCGCGCCGGTTGGCGAATCCTGTCGGCCGTCTGGGAGGAAATCCGCGCCGTCGGCTACGACACGGCGATCGATTTTCAGAATCTCTTCAAATCGGGCCTGTTCGCCTGGCAGTCCGGCGCGCCGACGCGCCTCGGTTTTCGGCGCTGCCGCGAGGCGAATTACCTGTTCACCAATCAGTGGATCCGGCCGCGGCCCGAGCAGCCGCACATGGTGCGGCGCTACCTGTCGCTGCTGGAACCGCTGGGCGTGACCGTTGCGGACGATCCGCCGGCCGAGCCGATCGTCGTCCCCTCCGAGAAAATGAAAACGGCCGATGAATTTTTCGCCACCCGCGTGCCCGCCGGCAAGACGGTGGTCGCGTTCAATCCGGCCGCGAGCCTGCCCCGGAAGCTCTGGCCGACGGAGCGTTTCGCCGAGGTCGCCGACCGGTTGGCGGAAAGTTTCGGCGTGTTGCCGCTTCTAATCTGGGGGCCGGGCGAGGAACCGTTGGTCGAGGCGATGCGTGGCCGGATGAAACGCGAGGCGCTCGTCGCGCCGCCGACCGGCATCCAGGAACTGGCGCATTTGCTCGGCAAGTGCGCGCTGTACGTCGGCAACGATTCCGGGCCGATGCACCTGGCGGCGGCGATGGGCGCGGCGGTGGTCGGCCTGTTCGGGCCGACCGATCCGCGCCGCGTGGCGCCCTGGACGGCGCGCCGCCAGGCGGTGGAACCGTTCGAACTCTTCCACAAACACCGCCGGCTCGACGGCATCACCACCGACCAGGTCTACCGCGCCGCGGCGGCGCTGTTGGAGCGACGCTGA
- a CDS encoding penicillin acylase family protein, protein MKASDFRLALICIVLTCFAAAACQRGDEAEKKTTADPFGLPINRVITTEALTDEVEVLVDSHGVAHVYAQNDHDAWLLQGYLTAQDRFFQMDLLRRLGTGRVTELLGEFPLVGSLLASIYLGDVDLYFRSVFMDEKGRPAVDRLQTALDESAQAVLQAYAEGINSYLHDVVAARNGAFKPPAYSGLINPDAALLDEWTIADTLAVLLVEQWSSANSVDLELLLGQALGEWGADKFGEFFTAATAAPGAGQASTKQDEAGESPDYESLAGLYRPARKALAKAMDAGLAAVSGLAHQNRAANLVAVDATRAAGGQAMLAADLAFRPLSPAPYHLIHLDSRTVGDGELSLAGFALPGLPGVQLGHNDRLGWIGATAPYDISDTYLEMLTESGDEVFRGGETVALRTIAEKFRLNMGDDAPSKEKEIQFVPGHGPLVPGSCKKGYCLALRWTGMQNGDDLNALIALQTSGSLDEGLEELARVRRGARQWMLADTDGRIAHLSASQIPQRDHWRTTPPWLPLPGMIADNGWNGEVPSTRLTRQTDPDTGLLIAADNDLYGTLRDGDATTGAYYFAALADPGWRAARLLELADDAGDELTPETLQAMLADDYSPLGELLIPQLLVSASRRPDLLGENAPEAVSILAHWDATLPAATPDRWRPALAAESRQEASRGAALFEVWLHHLVARTFADDFTAADLDPPADLFFAGPQLEARVLAALFARADDPFAALDWWDDLDTPAVESRDEIVLGALADAIGELTATRGADPALWFWGDLHAVETTLDFEGADLLDFVAPTGGPANVDGGDFAVRFGETNCLVRDYSVARLSLARIFMTLDGDRFATRAVLAGGQSERFNSPHFADQFARWAADETIDVPFAFADVTAAAVQRILFTPRP, encoded by the coding sequence ATGAAAGCGAGCGATTTTCGGTTGGCACTGATCTGTATCGTCTTGACGTGTTTCGCCGCCGCCGCGTGCCAGCGCGGTGATGAGGCCGAAAAGAAAACGACCGCCGATCCCTTCGGTTTGCCGATCAACCGGGTGATTACGACCGAAGCCTTGACGGACGAGGTCGAGGTGTTGGTGGACAGCCACGGCGTGGCGCACGTGTACGCGCAAAATGACCATGATGCCTGGCTGTTGCAGGGATACCTCACCGCGCAAGACCGCTTTTTCCAGATGGACCTGCTGCGCCGCCTCGGCACCGGCCGTGTAACCGAATTGCTCGGCGAATTTCCGCTCGTCGGTTCACTGCTGGCGAGTATCTATCTCGGCGATGTCGATCTGTACTTTCGGTCGGTATTTATGGATGAGAAAGGCCGGCCGGCGGTCGATCGCCTTCAGACGGCGCTTGACGAGTCCGCGCAAGCCGTTCTGCAGGCCTATGCCGAGGGGATCAACTCGTACCTTCATGACGTGGTGGCGGCGCGCAACGGCGCGTTCAAGCCGCCGGCATATTCCGGTCTGATCAATCCGGATGCGGCCCTGTTGGACGAATGGACGATCGCCGACACGTTGGCCGTTTTGTTGGTGGAACAATGGTCGAGCGCCAATTCGGTCGATCTCGAATTGCTGCTCGGACAAGCACTGGGTGAATGGGGCGCGGACAAGTTCGGCGAATTCTTCACGGCGGCAACCGCCGCGCCGGGCGCCGGTCAAGCCTCGACAAAACAGGACGAAGCGGGAGAGTCGCCGGATTACGAGAGCCTCGCCGGATTGTATCGGCCGGCGCGCAAGGCGCTCGCCAAGGCGATGGATGCCGGTTTGGCTGCAGTGAGCGGCCTGGCGCACCAAAACCGCGCCGCGAATCTCGTGGCGGTTGACGCAACGCGCGCGGCTGGTGGCCAGGCGATGCTGGCGGCCGATTTGGCGTTTCGCCCGTTGTCACCGGCGCCGTATCATTTGATTCACCTTGACAGCCGGACGGTCGGTGACGGTGAACTTTCGCTGGCCGGATTCGCGCTACCGGGTCTGCCGGGCGTGCAACTCGGCCACAACGACCGGCTGGGCTGGATCGGCGCAACCGCGCCCTACGACATCTCCGACACCTATCTGGAAATGCTGACCGAATCCGGGGATGAGGTTTTCCGAGGCGGGGAAACCGTTGCGTTGCGGACCATTGCCGAAAAATTCCGGCTGAACATGGGCGACGATGCGCCGAGCAAAGAAAAAGAAATCCAGTTCGTGCCGGGGCACGGCCCGCTGGTTCCCGGCTCCTGTAAAAAGGGCTACTGCCTCGCGTTGCGCTGGACCGGCATGCAAAACGGCGATGACCTGAACGCGCTTATCGCGCTGCAGACTTCCGGTTCGCTCGATGAAGGGTTGGAAGAACTGGCCCGGGTTCGCCGGGGCGCCCGCCAATGGATGCTGGCCGACACGGACGGTCGCATCGCCCATCTCTCGGCGTCGCAAATTCCCCAACGCGATCATTGGCGAACAACGCCGCCGTGGCTGCCGTTGCCGGGAATGATCGCCGACAACGGTTGGAACGGCGAGGTGCCCTCGACCCGATTGACCCGGCAAACCGATCCCGACACGGGCCTGTTGATCGCGGCCGACAACGACCTTTACGGTACCCTGCGCGACGGCGACGCGACGACCGGGGCCTATTATTTCGCGGCGCTGGCCGATCCCGGCTGGCGCGCCGCCCGCCTGCTGGAACTTGCCGATGATGCGGGCGACGAACTTACGCCGGAAACCTTGCAGGCGATGCTCGCCGACGATTACAGCCCGTTGGGCGAATTACTGATTCCGCAACTGCTGGTCAGCGCGTCCCGGCGGCCCGACCTGCTCGGCGAAAACGCCCCCGAGGCCGTTTCGATCCTGGCGCATTGGGATGCGACGCTGCCGGCGGCGACACCGGATCGCTGGCGACCGGCGTTGGCGGCCGAATCCCGGCAAGAAGCCTCGCGCGGCGCGGCGCTGTTCGAGGTCTGGCTGCATCACCTGGTGGCGCGGACGTTCGCCGACGATTTTACGGCGGCCGATCTGGATCCGCCCGCCGATCTCTTTTTCGCCGGTCCGCAACTCGAAGCCCGCGTTTTGGCGGCGCTGTTCGCCCGCGCGGACGATCCGTTCGCCGCGCTCGACTGGTGGGACGATTTGGACACGCCGGCCGTCGAAAGCCGGGATGAAATTGTCCTGGGCGCCCTGGCGGATGCGATCGGCGAACTGACCGCCACGCGCGGCGCCGATCCCGCGCTCTGGTTCTGGGGCGATCTGCACGCCGTCGAAACGACGCTGGACTTCGAAGGCGCCGATCTGCTCGATTTCGTCGCGCCGACCGGCGGGCCCGCGAACGTTGACGGCGGTGATTTTGCAGTGCGTTTCGGCGAGACCAACTGCCTGGTCCGCGATTATTCCGTCGCGCGGCTCTCGTTGGCCCGGATTTTCATGACTCTGGACGGCGATCGCTTCGCGACGCGGGCCGTATTGGCCGGCGGGCAAAGCGAGCGATTCAACTCGCCGCATTTCGCCGACCAGTTCGCCCGCTGGGCGGCCGACGAAACCATCGATGTGCCCTTTGCCTTCGCGGACGTCACCGCCGCGGCGGTGCAACGAATTTTATTTACTCCCCGTCCGTAA
- the rfaE1 gene encoding D-glycero-beta-D-manno-heptose-7-phosphate kinase, with protein sequence MTLTERKKQLSAILNRFKQARVLVVGDVMADHYVWGEVERISPEAPVPVVRVRREEILLGGAANVANNLRALGARVALAGVIGDDAIGNHLRTMLQGNAIDTAALAADGKRPTIIKTRVVAQNQQVVRVDWENADALTADQRRRLLDAIAARLPELDAIIVSDYAKGVIDKGLLDGLRLLHRRRGIPVVIDPKIRNMAFYRGFTCMTPNHHEAGQALGVKIENTPAGIHAGGRRLRRKLKLDSLVITRGEGGMSLFFGDDEVVDIPTVAREVYDVTGAGDTVIAALTCGLAVGASLHDAALIANFAAGLVIAEVGTARAEAPAVQAAIRQAKALS encoded by the coding sequence ATGACGTTAACCGAACGAAAAAAACAATTGTCGGCGATCCTGAACCGATTCAAGCAGGCCCGGGTGCTGGTGGTCGGCGATGTGATGGCCGACCATTACGTCTGGGGCGAGGTCGAGCGTATCAGCCCCGAGGCGCCGGTACCGGTGGTGCGTGTCCGGCGCGAGGAAATCCTGCTCGGCGGCGCGGCCAACGTGGCCAACAACCTACGGGCCCTGGGCGCGCGGGTCGCGCTGGCCGGGGTGATCGGCGACGACGCCATCGGCAACCATCTGCGCACCATGCTACAGGGCAACGCCATCGACACCGCCGCGCTGGCGGCCGACGGCAAGCGGCCGACCATCATCAAAACCCGGGTCGTCGCGCAAAACCAGCAGGTGGTGCGCGTAGACTGGGAAAACGCCGACGCGCTCACCGCCGACCAGCGCCGGCGACTGCTCGACGCCATCGCGGCCCGCCTGCCGGAGTTGGATGCGATCATCGTCAGCGACTACGCCAAGGGCGTGATCGACAAGGGGCTGCTCGACGGCCTGCGGCTCTTGCACCGCCGGCGGGGAATTCCGGTCGTCATCGATCCGAAAATCCGCAATATGGCGTTTTACCGTGGCTTCACCTGTATGACGCCCAACCACCATGAGGCCGGCCAGGCCCTGGGCGTCAAAATCGAAAACACTCCGGCGGGCATCCACGCGGGGGGCCGCCGCTTGCGCCGGAAGTTGAAGCTCGACAGCCTGGTGATCACGCGCGGCGAGGGTGGCATGAGCCTGTTCTTCGGCGACGACGAGGTCGTCGATATCCCCACGGTGGCGCGCGAGGTCTACGACGTGACCGGCGCGGGCGATACGGTCATCGCGGCGCTGACCTGCGGTCTGGCGGTGGGCGCCAGCCTGCACGACGCGGCGCTGATCGCCAACTTCGCCGCCGGCTTGGTGATCGCCGAGGTCGGCACCGCGCGCGCGGAAGCGCCGGCGGTCCAGGCGGCGATCCGGCAAGCCAAGGCGCTGTCATGA
- a CDS encoding glycosyltransferase family 2 protein yields the protein MKISVTVITRDEERNIARCLASVPFADEIVVVDSGSTDQTVEIARQFTDRVVTHEWEGHVRQKQYAVDLAAHDWILSLDADEVVSEPLRHLIEDWKTREPAADAYLVNRRTFYLGKWINHSGWYPDARIRLFDRRRSRWGGYDPHDEVICAGRTGVLAGDLLHYSYRDLSHHLQQIDKYTSIMAEQFWAKGRRASLPDLLFRPPFAFLKKYVAQGGFLDGRHGLLVCILTAYYVFCKYAKLWERSLVERRL from the coding sequence ATGAAGATTTCCGTTACCGTCATCACCCGCGACGAGGAACGGAATATCGCCCGTTGTCTGGCCAGCGTGCCGTTCGCCGATGAAATCGTCGTGGTCGACAGCGGCAGCACTGATCAGACCGTGGAGATCGCGCGGCAATTCACCGACCGCGTCGTGACGCACGAATGGGAAGGCCATGTGCGGCAGAAACAGTACGCGGTCGACCTCGCCGCGCACGACTGGATTCTCAGTCTCGATGCCGACGAGGTCGTCAGCGAACCGCTGCGGCACCTCATCGAGGATTGGAAAACGCGCGAACCCGCCGCCGACGCCTATCTCGTCAACCGGCGGACGTTTTACCTCGGCAAATGGATCAATCACTCCGGTTGGTACCCGGATGCGCGGATTCGGCTCTTCGACCGCCGCCGGTCGCGCTGGGGCGGTTACGATCCGCACGACGAGGTGATTTGCGCGGGCCGGACCGGCGTACTAGCCGGCGACTTGTTGCATTACAGCTACCGCGATCTGTCGCACCATTTGCAGCAAATCGACAAATACACCTCCATCATGGCGGAACAATTCTGGGCCAAGGGCCGGCGGGCGTCGCTGCCGGATCTCTTGTTCCGGCCGCCGTTCGCCTTTTTGAAAAAATACGTGGCGCAGGGCGGTTTTTTGGACGGTCGTCACGGTTTGCTGGTCTGCATCCTGACTGCCTATTACGTCTTCTGTAAATACGCCAAGCTCTGGGAACGGTCGCTGGTGGAGCGGCGGCTGTGA
- a CDS encoding DUF4416 family protein: MSQPRPAPPVLLVIGLLRDPELPLEPVAEAIGAAFGPIADLSAPLAFEHTAYYEPEMGPGLLRQFAALAELVDPGRLADIKWQTNEIESKFSREDGRRRINLDPGLLGFANLVLATGKGYTHRPYLGNGIYADLTLIWQHGAWVELPWTYPDYRSEPVKAILTGYREFYREKAGPARSREAET, from the coding sequence ATGAGCCAACCCCGACCGGCGCCGCCGGTTCTGCTGGTGATCGGCCTGCTGCGCGATCCGGAATTGCCGCTCGAACCCGTGGCGGAAGCGATCGGCGCGGCGTTCGGGCCGATCGCCGACCTCAGCGCGCCGCTTGCTTTCGAGCATACGGCCTATTACGAGCCGGAAATGGGGCCGGGACTGCTTCGTCAATTCGCGGCGCTGGCCGAGTTGGTCGATCCCGGCCGGCTGGCGGACATCAAGTGGCAAACGAACGAAATCGAGAGTAAATTCAGCCGGGAGGACGGCCGGCGGCGAATCAACCTGGACCCGGGCTTGCTCGGCTTTGCCAATCTGGTGTTGGCCACCGGCAAGGGTTACACTCATCGTCCCTATTTAGGCAACGGCATTTATGCCGATTTGACGTTGATTTGGCAGCACGGCGCCTGGGTCGAACTGCCGTGGACGTATCCGGATTACCGGAGCGAACCGGTCAAGGCGATCCTCACCGGCTATCGGGAATTCTACCGCGAAAAGGCGGGGCCGGCGCGGTCACGAGAGGCGGAAACATGA
- the waaF gene encoding lipopolysaccharide heptosyltransferase II encodes MNRLLIVQTAFLGDVVLSQPLWAAAKRCWPNADIDVLVQPQWAPLLAADPALHEVLVFDKRRLDRGLTGLWRLASRLRRRRYDAAICPHPSFRSALLLALAQIPVRVGFRDSAGRWLHTHRLPRDTGRPEPDRALSLLAAWGKNVATFVAAPRLALHPQAIAQADEWREEWGLPVDRPYVCVHPGSVWATKRWLPEGFAAVLSDLADDGYVPVILGGADDIILANLVQDRLRTLPINLAGRLSLPELSLVLARAALLITNDSGPMHMAGALGTSVVAVFGSTTPALGYAPVGSPNRVVEIEMPCRPCGPHGFQKCPLGHFHCMKQIAPADVTAACRELLTASRP; translated from the coding sequence GTGAACCGCCTGCTGATCGTGCAAACGGCCTTTCTGGGCGACGTCGTGTTGTCCCAACCCCTCTGGGCGGCGGCAAAACGATGCTGGCCGAACGCCGATATCGACGTCCTGGTGCAGCCGCAATGGGCGCCGCTGCTCGCGGCCGATCCGGCGCTGCACGAAGTGCTGGTTTTCGACAAGCGACGCCTCGATCGCGGTTTGACCGGCCTCTGGCGGCTGGCGTCGCGTTTGCGCCGCCGCCGTTATGACGCGGCGATTTGTCCCCATCCGAGTTTTCGCAGCGCCTTGTTGCTGGCGCTGGCCCAAATTCCGGTCCGTGTCGGTTTTCGCGATTCGGCCGGACGCTGGTTGCATACGCATCGTCTGCCGCGCGACACCGGTCGCCCGGAGCCGGACCGCGCCTTGTCGCTGCTGGCCGCCTGGGGAAAAAACGTCGCGACTTTCGTGGCCGCGCCAAGACTGGCGCTGCATCCGCAGGCGATCGCGCAAGCGGACGAATGGCGGGAGGAGTGGGGGTTGCCGGTCGATCGGCCGTACGTCTGCGTGCATCCGGGTTCGGTTTGGGCCACCAAACGCTGGCTGCCGGAAGGTTTCGCGGCGGTCCTATCCGACCTGGCCGACGACGGCTACGTTCCCGTCATCCTCGGCGGCGCCGACGACATCATTTTGGCCAACCTGGTGCAGGATCGCCTGCGGACCTTGCCGATCAATCTGGCCGGGCGTCTGTCGTTGCCCGAATTATCGCTGGTGTTGGCACGGGCCGCGCTGCTGATCACCAACGATTCGGGCCCAATGCATATGGCCGGCGCTTTGGGAACATCGGTGGTCGCCGTCTTCGGCAGCACGACGCCGGCGCTGGGTTACGCGCCGGTCGGTTCGCCCAATCGGGTGGTGGAAATCGAAATGCCTTGCCGGCCGTGCGGTCCGCACGGTTTTCAAAAATGTCCACTCGGCCATTTTCATTGCATGAAACAGATCGCCCCGGCGGACGTGACCGCCGCTTGCCGCGAATTGCTGACCGCATCCCGCCCTTAA
- the fsa gene encoding fructose-6-phosphate aldolase gives MKIFIDSANVNEIKDAVALGLCDGVTTNPSLIAKTGKPNAQVIAEICRVTKAPVNAETVGISYDEIVKEGEELARLAPNVVIKIPLCKDGLRAVRYFADRQVPTTVTLVFNANQALLAAKAGAAYIAPFVGRLDDVSVEGLEMIEEIVDIYEWYEFATEIVVASVRHPLHVKQAALAGAHAVTIPFNLVEKMIAHPLTDIGIEKFLADAGRK, from the coding sequence ATGAAGATCTTTATCGACTCCGCCAACGTCAACGAAATCAAGGACGCCGTGGCCCTGGGCTTGTGCGACGGCGTAACGACCAATCCGTCGCTGATCGCCAAGACCGGCAAGCCGAACGCGCAGGTCATCGCGGAAATCTGCCGGGTCACCAAGGCGCCGGTGAACGCGGAAACCGTCGGTATTTCCTATGACGAGATCGTCAAGGAAGGCGAAGAGCTGGCGCGCCTTGCGCCGAACGTCGTCATTAAAATCCCGCTCTGCAAGGACGGCCTGCGCGCGGTGCGCTATTTCGCCGACCGCCAGGTGCCGACCACGGTCACGCTGGTCTTCAACGCCAATCAGGCCTTGCTGGCCGCCAAGGCGGGCGCCGCGTACATCGCCCCGTTCGTCGGCCGGTTGGACGACGTCAGCGTCGAGGGCCTGGAGATGATCGAGGAGATCGTCGACATCTACGAATGGTACGAATTCGCCACCGAAATCGTCGTCGCCTCGGTGCGCCATCCGCTGCACGTCAAACAGGCCGCGCTCGCCGGCGCCCATGCGGTGACGATACCCTTCAACCTGGTCGAAAAAATGATCGCCCATCCGTTGACCGACATCGGCATCGAGAAATTCCTGGCCGACGCGGGGCGCAAGTAG
- a CDS encoding YicC family protein: MILSMTGFGRGDATGETARIQVDIRCVNHRFLDQQLRMPRTLMPLEAEVRELVKTHFRRGRIEVGVLYERIRTNPDRIKIDRELAVGYHRFLTGLATELALPDRPTLQLVAQQPGVIELRDEDEDAEKIRPLLVAAFQKAAAAALEMRRKEGEALARDLRSTLARMRELIAAVRVAAPQAQQELENRFRERAAQWSGEIGVDPSRLQQEAALFLTKLDINEEIVRIESHFAQVEEMLGLDDSIGRRLDFLAQEMHRETTTMGNKLQGLTLTRLVLDCKAEVEKFREQVQNVD; this comes from the coding sequence ATGATTCTATCGATGACGGGCTTCGGACGAGGCGATGCGACGGGTGAAACCGCCCGAATTCAGGTCGACATTCGTTGCGTCAACCATCGCTTCCTCGACCAGCAACTGCGGATGCCGCGTACCCTGATGCCGCTCGAAGCGGAAGTGCGCGAGCTGGTGAAAACCCACTTCCGCCGGGGCCGTATCGAGGTCGGCGTCCTGTACGAGCGCATTCGCACCAATCCCGACCGCATCAAAATCGACCGCGAACTGGCGGTCGGCTATCACCGTTTTCTGACCGGCCTGGCGACGGAACTAGCCTTGCCCGATCGGCCCACGCTGCAGCTCGTGGCTCAGCAGCCCGGGGTCATCGAGTTGCGCGACGAGGACGAGGACGCGGAAAAAATCCGGCCCCTGCTGGTCGCGGCGTTTCAAAAGGCCGCCGCCGCGGCGCTGGAGATGCGGCGCAAGGAAGGCGAAGCCCTGGCGCGCGATCTGCGTTCCACGCTGGCGCGGATGCGGGAACTGATCGCCGCGGTGCGGGTCGCGGCGCCGCAGGCGCAGCAGGAACTGGAAAACCGCTTCCGCGAACGCGCCGCGCAATGGTCGGGCGAAATCGGCGTTGACCCGTCGCGGTTGCAGCAGGAAGCGGCGCTGTTTCTGACCAAGCTGGACATCAACGAGGAAATCGTGCGGATCGAAAGCCACTTCGCGCAGGTCGAGGAAATGCTCGGGCTGGACGATTCCATCGGTCGGCGGCTCGATTTTCTCGCTCAGGAAATGCACCGCGAGACGACGACCATGGGCAACAAATTGCAGGGCCTGACGCTGACGCGGCTGGTGCTCGACTGCAAGGCGGAAGTCGAGAAATTTCGGGAGCAAGTGCAAAATGTCGATTGA
- a CDS encoding glycosyltransferase family 4 protein — MHLLVLFAQHHWTGPAEPVLQIARGLRERGHRITWIYTRVPPGHLAPRIAEAGLGELPEIAFRRKGFHPVSWWRDRRRLRRFIREQRVDLVFCHHSHDHWFGREILRGLADPPVLVRQIHESRQLRPQAAYRFLYRRTDALIVASQRWKQALLDRFGIDASRVFVLPPAVDTARFKPVPEASAIRAEIGAAFAQPLIGLVSRIKTGRGHELALEAFGLVSREHPGARLLFVGRGEGRAELEERVRQSALAERVHFLGYRSDDLPAVYAALNVSLLLGEGSDGSCRAALEAMACGTPVVALPVGTLPESLIDGVTGRFVEGTVASLAAGIRDVLAHPEMGEAARRHAESALAITRRVARAEEIFLELTGIRGV, encoded by the coding sequence ATGCATCTGCTGGTGCTGTTCGCGCAACATCACTGGACCGGGCCGGCCGAGCCGGTGTTGCAAATCGCGCGGGGCTTGCGCGAACGGGGCCACCGGATCACCTGGATCTACACGCGCGTTCCGCCGGGCCACCTGGCGCCGCGGATCGCCGAAGCCGGATTGGGCGAGTTGCCGGAAATCGCGTTTCGCCGCAAGGGCTTTCACCCCGTTTCCTGGTGGCGCGACCGGCGGCGGTTGCGCCGGTTCATCCGCGAACAGCGGGTAGATCTGGTTTTTTGCCATCACAGCCACGACCACTGGTTCGGCCGCGAAATCCTGCGCGGCTTGGCTGATCCGCCCGTGCTGGTGCGCCAGATTCACGAAAGCCGCCAATTGCGGCCGCAAGCCGCGTATCGCTTTCTTTACCGGCGCACCGACGCGCTAATCGTCGCTTCCCAGCGTTGGAAGCAGGCGCTGCTGGACCGCTTCGGCATCGACGCATCGCGCGTTTTCGTGCTGCCGCCCGCCGTCGACACCGCTCGCTTCAAGCCGGTTCCCGAGGCGAGCGCGATTCGCGCCGAAATCGGTGCGGCCTTCGCGCAGCCGTTGATCGGCCTAGTCAGCCGGATCAAAACGGGGCGCGGCCACGAGCTGGCCTTGGAGGCGTTCGGGCTCGTCAGCCGGGAACATCCTGGCGCGCGATTGCTGTTTGTCGGGCGCGGCGAAGGCCGGGCGGAATTGGAGGAACGGGTGCGGCAAAGTGCCCTGGCCGAGCGGGTGCATTTTCTCGGGTATCGAAGCGACGATCTGCCGGCGGTTTACGCCGCGCTCAACGTCAGCCTGTTATTGGGCGAGGGTTCCGACGGCAGTTGCCGGGCCGCGCTCGAGGCGATGGCCTGCGGCACGCCCGTCGTCGCCTTGCCGGTCGGCACGTTGCCCGAATCGCTCATCGACGGCGTGACGGGTCGGTTCGTCGAGGGAACCGTCGCTTCCCTGGCAGCCGGCATTCGGGATGTATTGGCGCACCCGGAAATGGGCGAAGCCGCGCGCCGGCACGCGGAATCGGCGTTGGCGATTACCCGGCGCGTTGCGCGGGCGGAAGAGATTTTTCTCGAATTGACCGGCATTCGCGGCGTTTAA